The Lactuca sativa cultivar Salinas chromosome 2, Lsat_Salinas_v11, whole genome shotgun sequence genome includes a window with the following:
- the LOC111880045 gene encoding xyloglucan endotransglucosylase/hydrolase protein 2: protein MMFILFKVIFLLRVSDATQNASFDENYKIIWGNQHVQLLNQGREVQLSLDKSSGAGFGSKLYFGSGFFQMKIKLPAKDSGGIVTAFYLFLNTTVHEEMDFEFLGNRPGKPVILQTNVFTNGLGGREQKFSLWFDPGADFHYYKLLWNDHQVVFFVDDTPIRVYKNNIIRGVGYPNHTLQVITSFWDGSSWATDGGRMKVNYSNAPFHVNFQDFNINGCISLPNSPNKDCASQKYWWNNKKYWQLNPQQLKSLEDVRKKYMKYDYCTDKSRYPTPRQECSEK, encoded by the exons AGTTAGTGATGCAACACAGAATGCTAGCTTTGATGAAAATTATAAGATAATTTGGGGAAATCAGCATGTTCAACTTCTTAATCAAGGACGAGAGGTTCAATTGTCATTGGATAAATCCTCAG GTGCCGGATTTGGGTCAAAATTATATTTTGGATCGGGATTCTTTCAAATGAAGATTAAGCTACCAGCTAAAGATTCCGGTGGTATTGTTACTGCTTTTTAT TTATTTCTAAATACAACTGTTCACGAAGAAATGGACTTTGAGTTCTTGGGAAATCGGCCGGGCAAACCAGTCATTTTACAAACGAACGTATTTACAAATGGTCTCGGTGGTAGAGAGCAAAAATTCAGTCTTTGGTTCGATCCTGGTGCGGATTTCCATTACTACAAATTGCTATGGAACGACCATCAAGTTGT gTTCTTTGTAGATGACACACCAATAAGAGTGTATAAGAACAACATAATTAGAGGTGTTGGGTACCCTAATCATACATTGCAAGTGATTACGAGCTTCTGGGATGGATCAAGTTGGGCAACTGATGGTGGAAGAATGAAGGTCAATTATTCAAATGCACCATTCCATGTCAATTTCCAAGATTTTAACATTAATGGGTGCATCTCGTTGCCTAATAGTCCTAATAAGGATTGTGCTTCTCAAAAGTATTGGTGGAACAATAAAAAATATTGGCAATTAAACCCCCAACAACTGAAATCATTAGAAGATGTAAGAAAAAAGTATATGAAATATGACTATTGTACTGATAAGAGTAGGTATCCTACCCCTCGTCAAGAGTGTAGTGAAAAATGA